CCCGCCTCGACGGTCTCCATGATTTCATAGTTGTGGTACGCCTTGCGGTTCGTCGCCACAATCTTTATCCCGCCGGTGTCTTTTTGCTTCATACGGCAATTCTATCCGGTTTATAAGAATTAAGGGGGTATGGGAGGGAGGGAAAAAACGGTTAAGGCTTTTCGTACGGAAGGACTTTGGCCTTGGCGTGTTCTTTCCGGCCGAATTCGGCGGCGGCGGCATCCGCCTCTTCCTGCGTGGCGTAGGCGCCCGCCATCACCCGGTACCAGGTGTTTTTGGTTGTCACCGTTTTCAGGTAATAGGCCTGATAGCCGCTCTTTTTGAGGGCGGCAACGCGGCTCTTCGCGTCGGCCTCGCTCGCCACCGTTTCAGCCAAAAGGGCGAACTTCGGCTCGGCCGCTTCCGGGGCGGCGGCGGGGGCCGGTTTCGCGGGGGCTTCGGCCGTCACCGGGGCGGCGGCGCCAGGCTCAATGGCATCGGGCTTTGCGTCGGGAGAGGGTTCAACCGCAACGGTCATGGGCCGCAAAGTATCGGGTAACCTGGTTCTGAATGACGATGGCCCCGGCTTGTTTTCCAGTTTTCCGGCCTTGGTATCCTGAACCGGCGCTTCGCCGGTTTCCTTGGGTTCTTTGCGCGGCTCGGCCTTGGGGGCGGCATTTACCTTCTTAACGTCCAGTTGCTTCTTAAGCGGCTCCGGCGTTTTGCGGTGAATGGCATGCACCCTCTTTTTCTTCGGCTTTTCGCGCTTGGCTTTTTTCTCTTTTTTCGGCTCGGCGCTTTTTTCTTCTATCGCGGGAGACGGCTTTGGAGCGGTCTTTTCAACGATGGCGCCGGGGGCGGGAGCCGGCGCGGCGGCCTTGGGCTGCGCGGCGGGGACCGGCGCCGCGGGAACCGGTTGTGGAGCGGCTTCAGGTTTCTTTTCAGCCTTATGTTCGGCTTTCTGCTTCAGCTCTTCTTCGGGGGTCAACGGCACCTGCTTCGGCAGGGTTCCTTCCAGCTTGCTTAATTCTTCCTTCTTGGCCCCATCGGGGAGCGGCATCTCCGTCGCCTGTTCGGCGGGCGGGGCTTCCACCGCCGCCTGCTCCTCCACCTGGGCGTCGTTCTTTTTCGTCAGAAATCCAACCGCCAAAGCCAA
The genomic region above belongs to Nitrospinota bacterium and contains:
- a CDS encoding SPOR domain-containing protein, which codes for MAAKKNDDQDQNPDKLNFSKTQLTVIIGSIAAIVVLALAVGFLTKKNDAQVEEQAAVEAPPAEQATEMPLPDGAKKEELSKLEGTLPKQVPLTPEEELKQKAEHKAEKKPEAAPQPVPAAPVPAAQPKAAAPAPAPGAIVEKTAPKPSPAIEEKSAEPKKEKKAKREKPKKKRVHAIHRKTPEPLKKQLDVKKVNAAPKAEPRKEPKETGEAPVQDTKAGKLENKPGPSSFRTRLPDTLRPMTVAVEPSPDAKPDAIEPGAAAPVTAEAPAKPAPAAAPEAAEPKFALLAETVASEADAKSRVAALKKSGYQAYYLKTVTTKNTWYRVMAGAYATQEEADAAAAEFGRKEHAKAKVLPYEKP